In Triticum urartu cultivar G1812 chromosome 6, Tu2.1, whole genome shotgun sequence, the following proteins share a genomic window:
- the LOC125513050 gene encoding vegetative cell wall protein gp1-like isoform X1, producing MPDPKSIDRSPQTPAPPQFPCPTNQPLSARLPYRARLDPELLNVAVRRVTRRSPVPAMDLTTAAGAQLHGLPRHVRCLQLLNPVRPQQIHLKFAAAPPHRPCAVSRTNRSPAVFDPRPPASLMRVASSPSAPRPLFLVSHGRHVRKQQSPPSSPASPRILPGTPSSARIRAAPRPRLRPCSPEPHLPVPTSAAGAPCCLVLSGRR from the exons ATGCCCGATCCAAAATCCATCGACCGATCCCCACAAACCCCCGCTCCTCCTCAGTTTCCATGCCCGACCAATCAGCCTCTTTCTGCCCGACTCCCATACCGAGCTCGGCTCGATCCTGAGCTCCTCAACGTCGCCGTCCGGCGAGTCACCAG GAGAAGCCCCGTCCCCGCCATGGATTTGACCACCGCCGCCGGAGCGCAACTCCATGGCCTTCCTCGTCACGTCCGCTGCCTGCAGCTGCTGAATCCGGTCCGTCCCCAGCAGATCCACCTCAAGTTCGCCGCAGCTCCTCCCCATCGTCCTTGCGCTGTCTCTAGGACCAACCGGAGCCCCGCCGTCTTCGACCCGAGGCCTCCTGCCTCCCTGATGCGCGTCGCCTCGAGCCCCAGTGCTCCAAGGCCG CTTTTTCTCGTCAGCCATGGGCGCCATGTTCGCAAGCAGCAGTCGCCGCCGTCTTCCCCTGCCTCGCCTCGGATCCTACCTGGGACGCCGTCTAGCGCCCGGATCCGCGCCGCTCCACGGCCCCGTCTCCGGCCCTGCTCGCCGGAGCCGCACCTCCCTGTGCCCACATCCGCCGCCGGCGCTCCTTGCTGCCTCGTTTTGTCAGGGAGACGATGA
- the LOC125513050 gene encoding DBF4-type zinc finger-containing protein 2 homolog isoform X2 gives MPDPKSIDRSPQTPAPPQFPCPTNQPLSARLPYRARLDPELLNVAVRRVTRRSPVPAMDLTTAAGAQLHGLPRHVRCLQLLNPVRPQQIHLKFAAAPPHRPCAVSRTNRSPAVFDPRPPASLMRVASSPSAPRPPWAPCSQAAVAAVFPCLASDPTWDAV, from the exons ATGCCCGATCCAAAATCCATCGACCGATCCCCACAAACCCCCGCTCCTCCTCAGTTTCCATGCCCGACCAATCAGCCTCTTTCTGCCCGACTCCCATACCGAGCTCGGCTCGATCCTGAGCTCCTCAACGTCGCCGTCCGGCGAGTCACCAG GAGAAGCCCCGTCCCCGCCATGGATTTGACCACCGCCGCCGGAGCGCAACTCCATGGCCTTCCTCGTCACGTCCGCTGCCTGCAGCTGCTGAATCCGGTCCGTCCCCAGCAGATCCACCTCAAGTTCGCCGCAGCTCCTCCCCATCGTCCTTGCGCTGTCTCTAGGACCAACCGGAGCCCCGCCGTCTTCGACCCGAGGCCTCCTGCCTCCCTGATGCGCGTCGCCTCGAGCCCCAGTGCTCCAAGGCCG CCATGGGCGCCATGTTCGCAAGCAGCAGTCGCCGCCGTCTTCCCCTGCCTCGCCTCGGATCCTACCTGGGACGCCGTCTAG